Below is a genomic region from Aurantimonas sp. HBX-1.
TGGGGTCCAGATGGTGCAGGTGCCGAACGACGAGGGCATTCCGGTCGACACCCCCGCCGACCTCGACCGCGTCCGCGCCATGATGGCCCGCCACTGAACGTTGGCCCGTGACCACCGGAGCAGGAGCAGACCGATGAGCGACGCTGCGCGGCGACCCTTCGACGCTGCCGAGGAACGGTACATCGCGCGGGACTTTGCTGCCCTTTCGGCGCAACACGCGGCGTGGTTGAAGTCGAGGGGGCTGGCGGATCGTCCCTGGTTCATCCTCGGCTCCGCGCCGGACCCGCATGTTCCGCGGCCGTTTCCGCCGCGGACGGCGCATATCCATGTCAAATACGCCGGTCATGCCGCCCGCCAGCACGGGCTGCCGCAGGGTGACCTGACCTTCCTGCTGGCCAAGACGACAGCAGAGCAGGTCGCCGGGCTCGAACTTCGTTCCATCCTGCGCCTGTGCAAGCGCCACAGCTCACTGGCGCGCATCCGGCGCGCCCTGCCGCTCCCCGGTCCGAGGGAATGCGCCCTCACCCACCGCGAGCGCGACGCCTTAATCATCGGGACGCTCGGCACGCTGTTCGGCGGAAGCGGCGCGGAGATCCGCCCCTCCAACGGCATCGCGCTGATCGCCTACGCAATTGCCGTCGGCATCCCGCAGATCATCGTCGCGGGGATCTCCCTCGACAGCGACGGCTATGCCTACGACCGCTCGGCCCGCACGCGGCGCCATCTCGAGGAAGACCGCGCGGCCCTGGCGGTGGTCGCCGCCCGCTATCCGCAGGTCGTGACGACCGAGCCCGGGCTCAGCCGGGCGACCGGCATCAGGCTGCTGGCAGGCACCATCGCCGGCTGAACGCGATGCGCTTCAGCCCTTCCCCGGCCCCTGCTCCGCTATTTTCTCGGCGAGCTTCTGCTTGCGGGTCTTGGGCTTAAGGGACCGGATGAACCCATCGAGCCGGCCCTGCAGCCGGGTGAGCGAGATCAGCCGGTCCATCACGACGTTGGTGCCTTCCAGCCGCTCGGAAAGGACTTCCGCGGACACCAGCGCGACATCGGAGGGGCTGACGCCGGGGATCCGTGCGGCGATCTGATCCCAATGGCCGTCGCTGGGCCCGCCGACCATGGTCAGCCGCCCGCTGCGGACGAGCAGCCGGTAGATGATCTGCTCGAAGGTCCATTCGTGGTCATGGAAAAGCCGCCACTGCCCGGTTCGCCGCGCGGTGAAACCGGCGAGGACGATCGGCAGCTGCGGGCAGGCCTCCGTCAGCCAGAAGGCCAGCGCGAAGCCGCTGGTCGGCACGTGGGTCCGCGGATAGAAGTCGGCGAAGACCGGCGTGAGGTCGAGGAACCCGACGCGCGCCCCGCCGAATTCCCGGGGCTGGCTGAAGGTTTCCTGGTCGCCGGCGCGCAGGTTCCCGATGCCCTCGAATTGCGCGCCGCGCAGAAGCTTGAGGACCTCGTCGACTTCTCGCCGATAGACGATGTTGGCGCCCGCCTGGCTGCTGCGGGCGATCAGCAAGGAAGGCCGGTCGAAGGGTTCAGAGAGAACCTTGAAGACCTTGTTGAAGAACACGAAAAGCGTGCCCTCGCCGAATTGCGACGACAGCACGGCCATATCGACGGCGTCGCTGTTGGCGACGAGAACCACCCGCTCGAAGCCGCCGAAATAGGGGGCCCATCCGTCGCGCGTGTCGGGCAGGTCCCCCGACCGGGACGGCGTCTTGGTCACGTCCGGCACAGCAGCGATCCCGTCAGCCGGCGCGCTGCTCGACATGCAGCACCCGCTCGCGCATGGCGAACCATTCCTCGGCATAGTCGTCGTTGCGATACTCGTCGAAATACGGCCCGCCATCGGTGAAGTGGACGTTCTTGGCGTCCGGATTGTGATCGTACTCGTTGACCAGCCAGTTCCACACGGCCGGGATATCGCCGATCTGCTCGTCGCCCTCGAGCCATTTGAACTGGTGCAGCTGCAGGCCGGTCGCCGAGTTCACGTAGTCGGGGGTCAGCGCGCGGCACCTGGCATTGTTGAACAGCATGACGCTCGACCAGTTCTTCTTCTCGTACTTGGTCTGCGGCTGCCCGAGGAACTTCGTCTCGACCTTCGGCGTATAGTCGTGCTTTACGACCTGCACGGCGAACTGCCCGTCGCGCAGCGCCCAGAGTTCGGCGATGTCGGCACGCATCAGCATGTCGCAGTCCATAAACAGGCTCCAGCCCGTGAACTCGCTCAGCGCCGGCACGAGGAAGCGCGAAAAGGAAAACTCGGTGGACTGCAGGGCATTGCGCTCGCGGGTGAAGATCCCCTCGAGGTTGGGCAGATACAGCGGCACGAACCGGACCGGCACCGACGACCGCTCGAGGATGCTCTGGCAGAGAACGTGATAGGCGACGACTTCCTTGGAGTCGAAACCTACGAAGACCTGGACTGGCGGGTGCTTCACGTGACGGCCTCGTTGATTGCTGAACCGGGGGCCTCATACACCGCCGCTGCGCAATATCCAATGTCGGACGGCGGCAGGGATGCCCCGCCGCCCCGTACCGCGCTACCCTGTTCCGGCGGGCGTCGCGCCGTCCGGGCGCCACAGGCGCAGACCGATGTCCGCCGCGAGTTCAGGTTCCGTCGTCGCGACCCTCGGGTCCTGCCGCAGGCGCTGCAGGGCATGGCGATCCTCGGGGATCTGCATCCGCGGCCGGGCGAGCGCGTCGTAGGAATGGCCGGCGCGCGCGAACGAAAAACCCGCGAGCACGATCTCCGGAACGCCGAGGAACAGACCGTAGCAGAGCGCGGCGATGCCGGTGGACGGCTTGCCCAGCTCGCCGATACCGAGAATCTCCGGCCCGATCAGCGCCTGGTTGATCGCCTCCCGGTCGTCGGGAGACAGCGACACGAGCGCGCCGATCTTCGCCCGGCGCTGGCGCATCAGCTTCCAGCGTTGCCGCCAACGTGGGCGCGCATTGTACCAGAGCAAGGCCCTGGTCTCGAGATCGGGAAAGGCGGACCAGGACTCCACCGGGCGGCGGACCGTGAGATCGGCGGGACCCCAGCCCCGCTGCCTCGCCGCCAGGCCGGCGTTGTTGATGTCGACGCGGGCGTGGCCGGCAAGCAGTTCGTCCGGCATGGTGGGCTGCGGCGCGCCGCCGAGGATCACCCAGGGCCGGTCCAGCAGCCCGAGACGTCCCATCGCCTCGCGCTGCGCGGCGCGGATTTCGGCAAGTCGCGGCGACGGCGTTGCGTCCATCATCGCCGCCGCGCCGCATGGTGCGCCCGGATGGCATCGGCGATCGCCAAAGACTGGTCGGCGAAGCCGTAGTCGTAGGCCTCGACCCGCCCTTCAAACGGCCTGGTCAGGCGCAGCGTGTCCTGCAGGTCGTGATGAAACCATTCGAACTTCTCGAACCGCTCGCCTTGGATCGCCGCGAGGTCGAGGCTGTAGACCGGGCGGCCCGAGGTCAGCGCCTCGCAGTGCATCGTCACCGTGTCCTTGCCGATCAGGAAGCCGTCCGCCGCCGCGAGATAGTCGCGATAGGGGTTCTCGCCGGTCCGGTCCCAGACGTGGACGCGCGGGTCATCGATCCGCAGCAGCGCGTCGAGCAGTGCTGGCCGGCTGCGCCGCGATGTCGTCGCCAGCACGATGGCCCCCTCCGCGGCAAGCCGCCGGGCGGTGTCGACGATGCCGGCGATCGTCGGCCCGTCGTAGTCGTAGGCGCCATTCGGCCCGCCGAGGAGCATCGCGACGATCCGGTCGTCGTTCCCGGCGGCGGTCCAGCGCGCCCGGGCGGCCGGGCGGCGCGCGTCGAGCCACTGCCGGGTGATGCGGTGCGGCACGCCGATCATGCCGCGATACTCGGTGCCCTCCAGCCGTTCGCTCTTCCAGTCGTGGCGCGAGACGAAGGCAAGGTCGTAGATCCCGGCGGAGGGCGGCGCCGGCGGCTGCAGATGCACCGCGAGCGGCCGGCCATCGAAGCGCTCCTTGATCCGCGCCACGTGACGCTCGGCAAACCATCCGCAGGAGACGATGATATCGGGTTCGGCGGCGCTGACGCGCCTGTAGGGAGACAGGAGACCGCGCCGCCATTTCGCCAGACGCTCGATCTTGAGGACGACGGGATCGGCCGTCAGATGGCCGGCAACGCCGAGGCACTGGGTGAGAGTCCCCGCCTTTTCCTCGCTGACAGTCCAGACTCGCACGCGTTTTCCTCGCCGGTTTCCGCCGGTCTAGCGCAAATGCCGCGGGCGGCGCCAGCCACCGCCGGCTGACCCGACACACGATGCCGCGGCCTCGGCTGGATGGCCGAGTTCCGGCGCCGGCATTCCCTAAAAGCAAACGGGCCCGCGAGGGGCCCGTTCACGACTGTCGATGCGCGGCAAGCCGCGCCTTATCTTGCCGTCGTTACTCGATGATCGAGGCGACGATGCCGGCGCCGACGGTGCGGCCGCCTTCGCGGATGGCGAAGCGCAGGCGCTCTTCCATCGCGATAGGCACGATCAGCACCACGTCCATCGTCACGTTGTCGCCCGGCATCACCATCTCGGTGCCCTCGGGAAGCGTGCACACACCGGTCACGTCCGTCGTGCGGAAGTAG
It encodes:
- a CDS encoding 3-deoxy-manno-octulosonate cytidylyltransferase, translated to MSSSAPADGIAAVPDVTKTPSRSGDLPDTRDGWAPYFGGFERVVLVANSDAVDMAVLSSQFGEGTLFVFFNKVFKVLSEPFDRPSLLIARSSQAGANIVYRREVDEVLKLLRGAQFEGIGNLRAGDQETFSQPREFGGARVGFLDLTPVFADFYPRTHVPTSGFALAFWLTEACPQLPIVLAGFTARRTGQWRLFHDHEWTFEQIIYRLLVRSGRLTMVGGPSDGHWDQIAARIPGVSPSDVALVSAEVLSERLEGTNVVMDRLISLTRLQGRLDGFIRSLKPKTRKQKLAEKIAEQGPGKG
- a CDS encoding glycosyltransferase; protein product: MKHPPVQVFVGFDSKEVVAYHVLCQSILERSSVPVRFVPLYLPNLEGIFTRERNALQSTEFSFSRFLVPALSEFTGWSLFMDCDMLMRADIAELWALRDGQFAVQVVKHDYTPKVETKFLGQPQTKYEKKNWSSVMLFNNARCRALTPDYVNSATGLQLHQFKWLEGDEQIGDIPAVWNWLVNEYDHNPDAKNVHFTDGGPYFDEYRNDDYAEEWFAMRERVLHVEQRAG
- a CDS encoding ELM1/GtrOC1 family putative glycosyltransferase translates to MRVWTVSEEKAGTLTQCLGVAGHLTADPVVLKIERLAKWRRGLLSPYRRVSAAEPDIIVSCGWFAERHVARIKERFDGRPLAVHLQPPAPPSAGIYDLAFVSRHDWKSERLEGTEYRGMIGVPHRITRQWLDARRPAARARWTAAGNDDRIVAMLLGGPNGAYDYDGPTIAGIVDTARRLAAEGAIVLATTSRRSRPALLDALLRIDDPRVHVWDRTGENPYRDYLAAADGFLIGKDTVTMHCEALTSGRPVYSLDLAAIQGERFEKFEWFHHDLQDTLRLTRPFEGRVEAYDYGFADQSLAIADAIRAHHAARRR